ATCCCAAGTTGAAGGTTTAGATCTCACTTTGGTCCAGGGAAAACCGCTGCCCAAGGGCTGGAGTGGAAAACTCTGGGCATTGGAGCAGGGGGCGGGGTTGGTGGAAACCCCCAAAATATTACTTTTGGACGCTGATATCCAATTGCATCCTGGGATGTTGGCTGCGTTACTGACAAAAATGGACGGGGAACGGCTGGATTTTGTCTCTATCATGGCCCGTTTGCGAATGGAGGGTTTTTGGGAAAAGCTGTTAATGCCGGCCTTCGTTTATTTCTTTAAATTGCTTTATCCTTTTTCTTTGGCTAATAATGCTGCATTGACCCGGTTTGCGGCGGCCGCGGGAGGGTGCATCCTGCTTAAAACTGAAGTCTTAGGCGCGATTGGCGGTTTTGCATCTCTTAAGAATGCTCTGATAGACGATTGCACCTTGGCGCAACGGGTCAAACGGCAAGGTTATCGAACCTGGATAGGTTTATCCCGCGGCGTTGTCAGCCAGCGCCGATATGAGAGCCTGGAACCTATTTGGCGCATGGTGGCGCGGACCGCTTTTACCCAACTTC
Above is a window of Methylothermaceae bacteria B42 DNA encoding:
- a CDS encoding glycosyl transferase — encoded protein: MFWFEWAVWSSVAIWWGILLLPWQPWRIREVLEPDSEEKPFQYSQLTVLIPARNEADVIGSTLQSLAQHAPGLRVVVVNDNSTDATDAVVSQVEGLDLTLVQGKPLPKGWSGKLWALEQGAGLVETPKILLLDADIQLHPGMLAALLTKMDGERLDFVSIMARLRMEGFWEKLLMPAFVYFFKLLYPFSLANNAALTRFAAAAGGCILLKTEVLGAIGGFASLKNALIDDCTLAQRVKRQGYRTWIGLSRGVVSQRRYESLEPIWRMVARTAFTQLRYSIALLGLCTLLMVTAFGIPVAALFVETTAVPAIAALGAMMFSYWPTLRYYRLSFGWGLALPVIGALYLMMVWDSAVRFWQGERSRWKGRVYAS